From a single Rutidosis leptorrhynchoides isolate AG116_Rl617_1_P2 chromosome 5, CSIRO_AGI_Rlap_v1, whole genome shotgun sequence genomic region:
- the LOC139849315 gene encoding uncharacterized mitochondrial protein AtMg01250-like → MCLRSSRSSVLVNGSPTKEFPIKMGLRQGDSLSPLLFIIVMEGLHILLKNAVESNLIRGTVVGNEEVNISHIFYADDVIVTTDWNVSELENILRVFHIFYAASGLKLNMSKSNIHFNIPAI, encoded by the exons ATGTGTCTTAGATCATCTAGATCTTCAGTTCTTGTTAACGGTAGTCCAACGAAGGAATTTCCGATTAAGATGGGGTTGAGACAAGGAGATTCATTGAGTCCTCTCCTGTTTATAATTGTTATGGAAGGTCTTCATATTCTTTTAAAGAATGCGGTGGAGTCTAATCTTATTCGTGGTACGGTTGTTGGTAACGAGGAGGTCAATATTTCCCACATCTTTTATGCGGATGATGTAATTGTCACTACCGATTGGAATGTGTCGGAGTTGGAAAACATTCTTCGTGTGTTCCACATTTTCTACGCAGCTTCAGGTCTTAAGCTTAACATGTCAAAATCAAATatt CATTttaatattcccgctatttaa